The genomic stretch GGTCGAAGAGGCCGCCGCGCACCGCCCGCGCAAGCCGTTCCGGTTGGCCGGCGCGACCCCTGCCGGGTCGTCCAAGGCAAGGAAGACGCGGCACAAACGGTAAGCTCACGATCGGATATCATCTACGACTATCGATATTCGCTTTTGCCTGACCGCAATCCTACGAGGTCGGATGACGCTGGTTGAAAAGACGACGGTCGGACTGCTGGCAGTGCTGGCAATGGCGTTTGGGCACGACCATGCCGCGTTTGCGCAGGTGCCGGCCACGCCCATGGCGATTGGCGAGGTCGTGGACGCGGCCAGCAAGGACCTGCCCGCCGTCGCCGAAGCCGCCGCCCGGGCAAGCGCGGCATCGGCGGCCATCGGCGAGTTCAGGGCCGCCTACCTGCCGCGCGTCGATGGCCTGTGGCAGTTGAATCGCGCGAGCCGCAACAACGTGTTCGGCCTGCTACTGCCGCAAAGCATCGTCCCCGCCATATCAGGTCCCGTACTCGGCACCGACAGCTTCGAAAGCGCCTGGGGCAGCGCCGCCGGCCTGCTGTTCTCAGCGGAAGTCTTCGACTTCGGCCGGCGATCGGCCACCGTCGACGCCGCCCGCGCCCAGGCCTCGGCCAGTGAGGCGCAGCTCAGCCTCGCGCGCCTTAACGCCGGCATCGCGGCGGCCGATGCCTACCTGGCCGCTCTCGGCGCCCAGCAAACCGTGGTGGCCGCCCGCGCCAACGTCGCTCGCCTGGAGACCCTGCAGGGCACGGTGAAGGCGCAGGTGGATGCGGAGCTGAAGCCGGGCGCCGACCAATCGCGCATCGATGCCGAAACCGCCGCCGCCCGCAACCGCCTGGTGGCGGCAGAGCAGGCATTGGCGCTCGCGAAGCTGGCGATTGCGCAGGCGGTGGGACGTCCGGATCTGGATCTCGTGCTGGTTCCCGCGAGCCTGTTGACCAATCAGCCGGCTCGCACGACTTCCGCCGAAACGGGCTCACCGGAACATCCGGCGATCACCGCCGCCACGCGAGCCGTCACCGCCGCCGAGATGAAGCGCGAAGCGACGGCCCGAGCGTTCAGGCCGCGATTCCTGTTCAATGGCGCGCTGGCGGCGCGCGCGAGCGGCGCCAGCGTCGATGGCACCATCGACAACGGGCATGGTCTGTGGCCCGATGTCCCGAACTGGGCCGCCGGCCTGACCGTCTCGTTTCCATTCCTCGACCTCACGGCGAATCGGGCGCGGCTCGCGGTCGAGGCAGCCGACACCGCCGCATCCCAGGCGCGGCTGCAGGGCGCGGTGCAACGTCGGCGCATCGAGACGCGGCAGGCGGATGTGCTGCTGGACGCCGCCGCGAAGATGGCCGCGAACATCCCGGCGCAGCTGTCGGCGGCGCGGCAGGCCGATGCGCAGGCGCGCGCCCGTTACGAGGCGGGGCTAACCGGCATTGTCGAAGTCGCCGACGCACAGCGGCTGCTGGCGCAGGCGGAAACCGAGGACGCACTGGCGTCACTGGCCGTGTGGCGCGCGCGACTCGCGCAGGCCGCCGCACACGGTGACCTGACGGCGTTTCTCACCGAGGCCGCGATGCCCACCGGGCCCCGCGTCAAACCCTGATCATGCGACTCACACTTGCGGCACTCTCCCGGCCGATCACCATCATCGTCGCCGTGCTCGGACTGGCGGTGGCGGCCGGGCTCGCCGTGCGCCGCATGCCGGTCGACATCTTCCCGACCGTCGGCGACCCCGCCGTCTACGTGGCCCAGCCCTACGGCGGCATGGACCCGGCACAGATGGACGGGTTCCTGACCTACTACTACGAGTACCACTTCCTCTACATCTCGGGCATCGAGCACATCGAGTCGAAGAGCATCCAGGGCGTCGCGCTGCTCAAGCTGGTGTTCCACCCGGGCACCGACATGAACCAGGCCATGGCGCAGGTGGTCGGCTACGTGAACCGGGCCCGCGCCTTCATGCCGCCCGGGGCCGTGCCGCCCTTCATCACGCGCTTCGATGCCGGCAGCGTGCCGATCGGCCAGCTGGTGTTCAGCAGTCCCACCCGCCTGCCGGCGGAAATGCAGGACATCGCCCTGAACCGCGTCCGGCCGCTGTTTGCCACGTTGCCTGGCGTATCCGCACCACCGCCCTTCGGTGGCAATCAACGCACCATCGTCGTACGCCTCGATCCGGAACGGCTGCAGTCGTATCGGGTGTCGCCGGAGGAGGCGATTGCCGCCGTCAATCGCGCCACCGTCGTCACGCCGTCGGGGAACGTGCGGACCGGCGACTTGAATCGCATTGCCTCCACCAACGCCACGCTTGGCGGCAACCTGTCGGAACTGCTCGAGGCGCCGGTGCGCGTGGGCTCCGGGACCACGGTCTACCTGCGAGACCTCGGGGTCGTGGAGAACGGCACCGACATCGTCTCCAGTTACGCGCACGTCAACGGCAAGCGCACCGTCTATATCCCTGTCACGAAACGCTCCGACGCCAGCACCCTCTCGGTGATCGCGGCAGTGCGGCAGAACCTGGCGGCGATGCAGGCGCTGGTACCCGAAGACGTGGAGATCCGGCTGGAGTTCGACCAGTCACGCTATGTGACCAGCGCGATCCGGAACCTGGTCACGGAGGGCCTGCTCGGCGCGCTGCTGACCGGCTTGATGGTGCTGCTGTTCCTGCGCGACTGGAAGAGCGCGCTGATTGTGGTGGCGACCATTCCCGGCGCGTTGATGGCGGCGGTGGTCGGGCTCTGGCTCGGCGGCCAGACCATGAACCTGATGACGCTGGGCGGCCTGGCCCTGGCCGTCGGTGTGCTGGTTGACGAAGCGACGGTGGCCATCGAGAGCATTCACTCGCAGTTGGGCCGTGGCGCGGCCAAGGTCGACGCGGTGATCGAGGCGAGCCGCGTGACGTCGGTGCCGCGGCTGCTCGCCATGCTGGTGGTGGTGGCGGTGTTCCTGCCGGCGTTCTCACTGGTCGGCGTGCCGCGCCAGCTGTTCGTGCCGTTGGCGCTGGCGGTAACGCTGGCGATGGCGGCATCGTATGTCCTGTCGAGCACGCTGGTGCCGGTGTTGTCGGCCTGGTGGCTGCGGACGCACGCCGACGATTCGCGGTCGTTCGCGAAGGCGCAGGCCCGCTACGCCGCCGTGCTGCACCGCGTGCTGGCCGCCCGAGGCGTGACGGTGATCGGTTACCTGGTCGCGTGCGCGGCCGTGCTCGCGGTGTTGCTGCCTCGCCTTGGTGTCGAGTTGTTCCCGGTGACCGGCAGCGATCAACTCCAGATGCGGCTGCGCGCGCCGACCGGCACGCGCATTGAACGGACCGAGCCGCTGACGCTTCGGGTGCTCGAAGCGGTCAAGAACGAGGTCGGCGCGGACAACGTCTCAATCAGCACCGCGTTCATCGGCGTGCAGCCGGCCAGTTACCCGATCAACACCATCTACCTGTGGACCTCCGGTCCGCACGAAGCGGTGCTGCTCGTGTCGCTGACGGCGGAGGCCAGCCGCGACGCCGCCGGGCTTCGCGAGCGCTTGCGGGCGCGGCTGAAGAAGGCCGTGCCAGAAATGACCGTCTCGTTCGAAGCCGGCGACATCGTCTCGCAGGTCATGAGCTTCGGTTCGCCGACACCGGTCGAAGTCGCGGTGCAGGGCCTCAACCTGCAGCAGAACCGCGAGCACGCCGCGAAGATCCAGGCCGCTCTGGCGCCGCTGCCGTTCCTTCGCGACCTGCAGATTGCCCAGCCGCTCGACTACCCGACGCTGAACGTCAACATCGATCGCGAACGGGCCGGCCAGTACGGCCTCACCATGAGCAACGTGGCGAGGTCCCTGCTCACAGCGACGGCGTCGAGCCGCTTCGTGGAACCCAACTACTGGCGTGACCCGGTGGGCGGCAACGCCTTTCAGATCCAGGTGGAGATTCCGCAGAGCCGCATCGCTTCAGCGCAGGATCTCGAGGCGCTGCCGGTGATGGCGGGGGGCACCCAGGCCACCACCCTCGGCGATGTCGCCTCCGTTGCCACGGGGGTGATGCCGGGAATGATCGAGCGCTATAACGGTCAACGCGTCGTCAGCATGACGGCCAACCTGCATGGCATGACGCTTGGCCAGGCCCTGCCGGCCATCCGCGACGCCATTGCCACCGTTGGCGAAGTGCCGCGTGGCGTGACCGTGGCGCTCAGGGGACAGGTGCCGGCGCTCGAACAGACCGTGAGTGCCCTTCAATCTGGCCTCGGCCTCTCAGTCCTGGCCATCGCATTGCTTCTGACGGCGTACTTTCAATCGTGGCGGCTCGCGCTCGCCGTGCTGGCGGCCGTGCCGGCGGCGCTCTCGGGCGTGGTGCTGATGCTCTGGGCGACGGGGACCTCGATGAACGTGCAGTCGTTCGTCGGCGCCACCATGGCCACCGGCATCGGCGTGGCCAACGCCATCCTGCTCGTCTCGTTTGCCGAAGCCGCCCGCCGGCAAGGGGAATCCAGCCTCAGCGCCGCGGCCACCGGCAGCGTCGGCCGGCTTCGCGCCGTGCTGATGACCGCCGCCGCCATGATGATTGGCATGGTCCCCATGGCGCTTGGCCTCGGCGATGGCGGCGACCAGGCGGCGCCGCTCGGCCGCGCCGTGATCGGCGGGCTGATGGCCGCCACCGCCGCCACCCTGCTCGTGGTTCCCGCGTGTTACGCCCTGCTCCAGGCCTCCGCATCAACGCGGACGGCGTCCCTCAACCCTTCGGATCTCGCGAGTGATGGTCATGCACCTTCATAGATCGTTCGTCGCCTTCAGTGCCGCCCTCGTGTTGATCAGCCCGGCAGTCGCGCGTGGGCAAGCGGTGGAGACCGCGCCGGTGACCCGGCGCGCCGACCAGCGCGTGGTGCAGTTGCCGGGCGAGCTGACGCCGTTCCAGGCCTCTGCCCTGTCGGCCCGCATCGGCGGCTTCGTTGAGCACGTGCAGGTCGATCGCGGCAGTGTCGTCAAGCAAGGCCAGGTGCTCGCCACGCTCGCGGTGCCGGAACTGACCGCGCAGTCGGCGGAGGCGCGGTCGCGGGTGTTGCTGGCCGAAGCGAGACGCGCCGAAGCCGAGTCGAAGGTGACGACGGTGGTGTCGACGCTGGAGCGGCTGAAGCGCGCCGCCTCGACACCCGGGACGGTGGCCGGCCTCGACCTGCTGCGCGCCGAGGAAGACGTGGCGTCGGCGCGCGCGGCCTTCCAGACGCAAGTCCAGGCCATCGAAGGCGCCAAGGCGGCGCTGCAGTCCGTGCTCGCGCTCGAAGAGTACCGCTCCATCGTCGCGCCCTTCGCGGGGCGGATTACCGAGCGCCTGGTGCACCCCGGCGCGTTGGTTGGGCCGACCACCGGCCCGTTATTTCGACTCGAACAAGTCTCCCGCCTGCGGTTGGTGCTGCCGGTGCCGGAACACAGCCTGGGCGTGATCGCCATGGGCCGGATCCTGGAGTTCCGGGTGCCGGCGCATCCAGGACGAACGTTCAGCGCGAAGCTCGCGCGCAGCGCCGGTTCGCTTGATTCCCGGACGCGGACGATGTCGATTGAGGCGGATGTCGATAACGCGGCCGGACTGCTGGCACCCGGCATGTTTCCCGAGGTGTCATGGACGATCGCGCGTGAAACCGCCGGAATGCTGGTACCCGCCACGGCCGTCGTGACCACCACGGAACGGACGTTCGTGATCAGGGTCACCAACGGCAAAGCCGAATGGGTCACGGTCAAGAAAGGCGCCGCCGCGGGGGATCAAGTGGAAGTGGCGGGCGACCTCAAGCCGGGCGACCTCGTGGTCAAGCGGGCGACCGACGAGATCCGTAACGGATCCGTTCTGAAGTCCTGATCGTCACCTGACTCAACCAGCCGGCCGCAAGTTGGCAAACACCCCAAAGCCCGGAGCGACGCGGCCGTTGTAGCGGGGCGCGAGCAACGCCGGCAGCATGCTGAGATTGAGATGCGCGCCGATGCCCGGCGCCCACCCCTTGATCGGTGGCAGTTGGCGCAGGTAGCCCAACTGCGCCTTCCCGACCGTGAAGATGCTGGTGATGTATTCGTGCACGTGGAGGTCGTGAGCGGGTTTGCCGACCACCTCCAGCCTGGCGAACCAATGGTGCCGGCCATTGACCGAGCGCAGGCTGGACTCGGCCAACACGGCATGGGTCGATTGCGTGAGCGTGCCCCCTGGAACGGCGCTGGTGTCGCGATTGACGCCGTAGGCGATCGTGCCGGCCCAGCCGCCGGCACCGCGCGTTGGACGGAAGTACATGGCCGACGCGGTGGCGCGGTTCACGTCCTGCCGCGGCTGGCTGCCGAGGCCGGCTTCAGCTTCGCGCAGGTGACCGGCTGACACCTGCAACGACCAGCGGTCGCTGGGGGCAACCGAGATGCGGCCCGACACCGAGTCGAGCGCGGCCATCTCCAGGCCGGCGCGCGCGTCATCCGGTTCCCGTCCGTTGAACGCCGACGCTTCGGCGCGCCATCGCGAGCCGGACACGCCGGCGGTGATCACGCCGAACGCGATGTGGGTCGCGTCGAGCCAGTGGTGCGTGATCGGCGCAATCGGGTTGGGCATCGCCGACGCGCGGTGTGGAAACGCCGGCGGCCCCAGCGCCGACTCCCCTGCCAACGCCGCGTAGCCATGGAAACGGAGACGATCGGAGAGCGGCCGCTCGTAGTCAACGGCCAGTTCCATGAACAGGTCGTGCGGATGCTGTTGATCGTGAATCGAATCGCCGTCGCAGACTTCGCCGGTGGCCAGCAGGTCCGGATACCCGCAGCCGCCAATGGTCCACGGCTCGGCGCTGAGCATCGCCCGCACGCCGACGCGGCCGCGGCCGAGCGGACGACGCGCCATGCCCATGAACCAGTTGATGCTGCCGAACTGCCGGCTGGTGCGATGGACTTCTCCGGATTCGTAGAGGAACTGCGCGAAGACGTTGGCGTGGCCCATGAACATCCAGTCGCCAACGGCGGCGTGGATGCCGGACATCGGCGTCGCCGCGGGTTGCCACGACGTCCCGGACGACTCCTCGGCGCGGTGCTGCTGGGCAGCGGCGGGCATCGCGAGGACGAGCAAGGCGGCCAGGCCGCAGGCGAACCGACTCAAGACTCCCTTTATAGCACTGGCCCGTTTGAGCCATGACGGTGAAGGATTTCTTCTGGAGCCGGGTGGGGTTGACCGGACTCCGCCGCCGCGGCATTATTCAAGCATCTATTTGAATACTTGAGCCATGCCAAAGCCCGTTCGCTTCAAGACCGCCGTCTACGACCTGATCGCCCAGGTCGGCAAGGCCGCATCGAACCCGGTGCGCCTCGAGATTCTCGACCTGCTGGCGCAGGCGCCGCGCACCGTCGAGGCCGTCGCCGGCCAGATCGAGCACAGCGTCGCCAACACCTCGCACCACCTGCAGGTGTTGCGACGCGCGCGCCTGGTCGAGACCGAGAAGGCCGGCCTCTACGTCACCTATCGCCTGGCCGACGCGCTGGTCGGCACCTTCGTGCTCCAGCTGCGGACGCTGGCCCGCGCCCGGCTGGACGAGATCGACCGAGTCCGCCGCGACTATCTCGACCACCGCGGCGCATTGGATGCCGTTGGGCAGAACGAGCTGATCCGCAAGGTGCGATCGGGCGAGGTCACCGTGGTCGACGTCCGGCCGGCCCGCGAATTCGACGCCGGCCACATCCCGGGCGCCGTCTCCATTCCCCTGGGCGAATTGAAGAAACGGCTCCGCGAACTCCCCAAGCACCGTGACATCGTCGCCTACTGCCGCGGGCCCTACTGCGTGATGTCTACTGATGCCGCCGCGCTGCTGCGGGCGAAGGGGTACCGGGCGCAGGCGATGGCGGAAGGCGTGCCGGAGTGGCGCGCCAAGGGCTGGCGCATCGACACCAGCAAGGGCCGTCGCGAGAGCGCGCGCCCATGACTGCGTCTGCGCCGACGGAAGGCGCCGCCATCCGGCTCGGGCTGCGCGAGAACCTCGGTCAGTTCTCGCTCCTGATCGTGGTCAACGCGTTCGTCGGCGCCATGGTCGGCCTGGAACGCAGCATCCTGCCGGCGATCGCGGAGCAGGAGTTCCAGCTCGCCGCCCGCACCGCCGTGCTGTCGTTCATCGTCGTCTTCGGTGTGGCGAAGGCGCTCACCAACTACGGCGCCGGCCGATTGTCCGATCGGTGGGGACGGAAGCACGTCCTCGTCGCCGGGTGGCTGGTCGCCGCTCCGGTCCCTTTCCTGCTCATGTGGGCGCCAACCTGGAACTGGATCCTGTTCGCCAACCTCCTGCTCGGCATCAGCCAGGGGCTGACCTGGTCAACGACCGTGATCATGAAGATCGACCTGGTCGGCCCGAAGCAGCGTGGGCTGGCCATGGGCCTGAACGAGTTCGCCGGCTACCTGGCGGTGGCCGCCAGCGCCCTGGCCACGGGCTGGATCGCCACGCGATACGGCGTGCGCCCGCAACCGTTCTATCTCGGCGTGGTGTACGTCATCGTCGGTCTGGCGCTGTCGGCGCTCCTCGTTCGCGAGACCCGTCATCACGTCTCGCACGAATCCGCGCTCGCCGGGGCCCTGCCGCCCGGCGGCATCCCCACGGCGCGCGAGGTGTTCTGGCGCACGACGCTGCTCGACCGCGACCTGTCGAGCATCAGCCAGGCAGGCCTCGTCAACAACCTCAACGACGGCATGGCCTGGGGTCTCTTCCCGATGGTGTTCGCGGCGGCCGGCATGAACCTGGCGCAGGTCGGACTGCTCGCCGCGGTCTATCCCGCCACGTGGGGTGTGAGCCAGTTGGTGACCGGCGCGCTGTCGGATCGCATCGGCCGCAAGCCGCTGATTGTCTGGGGCATGTGGATCCAGGCGGCCGGCATCGGCGTGGTGACGATGGCGCAGGCGTTCACCGGGTTTGTCGTGGGTGGACTGCTGCTGGGCATCGGCACGGCGATGGTCTACCCCGCACTCCTCGCGGCCATCGGCGACGTCGCCCACCCCAGGTGGCGGGCCTCCGCGGTGGGGGTGTATCGCCTGTGGCGTGACCTCGGCTATGCCATCGGTGCGCTGCTCGCGGGCATCACGGCCGACGCCTTCGGCCTCAACGTCGCGATGTGGGTGATCGCGGCGCTCACCTTCGTGTCAGGACTCGTCTCGGCGCTTCGGATGTCGGAAACACTGCAGGTTCCACGGGAGTAGGACTCATGCCGAACACACTCTTCATCTTGAATGACCCTCCGTATGGAACGGAGCGCAGCTACAACGCCCTCCGCCTCGCGGGCTCGTTGTCCAAGCGCGAAGGCGAGGACGTGAAGGTCTTCCTTCTTGGCGACGCGGCCAGCTGCGCCAAGAAGGACCAGAAGGTGCCGCAGGGGTACTACAACACGGAGCTCATGCTGCGAGCCGTCGGCCGCCACGGCGGCGAGATCGGCGTCTGCGGCACGTGCATGGATGCCAGGGGGATCGCCGACCCGGAGCTCATCGACACCACGCACCGGAGCACGCTCGAGGAGTTGACCAACTGGGTGCAGTGGGCCGATCGCGCGCTGGTGTTCTAGGCCGCAGGTTGGCGCAGATTACTCAGACTTCCAGCAGCAAAGGAGACGGCCCATGGCTGACTCGAAGACGGTTCTGATTCTCGGTGGTGGCGTCGGCGGTATCGCAACGGCGCGGGCGCTTCGCAAGCACCTGCCGAAGCAGCACCGCGTGGTGCTGGTCGATCGCGAGCGCGATCACGTGTTCGCACCCGTCACTCCTGTGGCTCATGGTCGGCCAGCGCACCGCTGGCGCGATCACCCGTCCACTGGCCCGCCTGGCCCGCAAAGGGATCGACGTCCGCATCGGCAATATCGAGCACATCGATCCTGAGCGGCGAACGGCGACGGTGGCCGGCGAGACACTCGAGGCCGATTACCTGGTCATCACGCTGGGCGCCGACCTGTCCCCGGAATCAATTCCCGGCCTCGCCGAATCGGGGCACAACTTCTACACGCGCAGCGGCGCCGAGTCACTGTGGGCGGCGCTCCGGCAGCTGCGCACTGGTCGCATCGTGGTGCTCACCGCCGCCCCGGCCTACAAGTGCCCGGCGGCGCCGTACGAAGGCGCGATGCTGATCGACGGCTGGTGCCGCGAGCAGGGACTGCGCGACGCCGTGCAGATTGATGTCTATGCCGCCGAGCCGGCGCCGATGGGCGTGGCGGGTCCCCACGTCTCGAGCGCCGTCACGCAACTGCTCGCCGCGAAGGGCATCCCCTATCACCCCGGGCATCAGGTGACGGCGGTGGATGCCAGCCGGAAGCGCCTGACCTTTGCAAACGGCGAGGAGGCCGCCTTCGACCTGCTCGCCTACGTGCCACCTCATCGCGCGCCGGCTGTGATTCGCGACAGCGGCCTGGCGAGTGACAGCGGCTGGATGTCCGTGGACCGCCACACAATGCAGACACGGTGGCCCAACGTCTACGCCATCGGCGACGTCGTCTCGATCCCGCTGACGCTCGGGAAGCCGCTACCGAAGGCCGGCGTGTTTGCCCACAGCCAGGCCAGGGTCGTCGCCGGCAACATCGCCCAGGCCATTGCCGGCCAGGTCGAATCGGCGCGCTTCGATGGCCACGGCGACTGCTTCATTGAGATTGGCGGGGGCAAGGCTGGCATGGGCGGCGGCAACTTCTACGCGGAGCCGAAGCCGGAGGTGACCCTGCGTCCACCGGCTCGGCGATGGCATCTCGGCAAGGTCTGGGTGGAGAAGTCGTGGCTCTATACCAAGCTGTAAGTGTCCGCTCGGAGCATCCCCACGCAACCGGCCGTCCGACAGGCTAGAGATGGAGGCCGGCGCCGGCCTGTTCAACCGTCCGTCCGTCGCGAATGTGATAGATGCGCTTGAACGTCGGGATGATCTTCTCGTCGTGGGTCACGACGATGATGGCCGTCTCGTACTGGGTGGCCAGTTGATGGAGGATGCGCATCACCGCCAGGCCGCGCTCGCTGTCGAGGGGCGCCGTCGGCTCGTCCGCCAGGATCACCGGCGGCCGGTTGGCCAGCGCCCGGGCAATCGACACGCGCTGCTGTTCGCCGCCCGAGAGCTCAGACGGCAGCGCGGAGGCGCGATGCGCCACATCGAGCGCCTGCAGCAGTTCCCGGGCGCGCGCACGGGACTCCCCATTCGGATGTCCCGCAAGCATCAGCAGCAACGCCACGTTGTCGGTGGCGTCGAGAAACGGAATCAGGTACGGCGCCTGGAAGATGAAGCCAATGCGGTCACGGCGGAGCACCCGGAGATCGGGGATCTTCCACCCGTGGTCGTAAATCACGGTGCCGCCCAGGGTCATGCGGCCCCGCGTGGGCTCGATCACCGCGCCCAGGCATTTGAGCAGGGTGGTCTTGCCCGATCCACTCGGGCCAATCAGGCCCACCACTTCACCTGGCGCCACCTCCATGTTGACGTCGACGAGGGCATCAACCGCGGTGTCGCCCGCGCCGTAGCGCTTGCTCAGGCCTTCGATCCGGATGCCGACGCCCGCCGCCATGTCAGCCGCCGATCGCCGTCGCCGGGTCCACCGCCAGCGCGGCGCGAATGGCCAGCGTGCTGGCCAGCACGCACACCACCATCACGATCACGAACCCGCGCACGGCATCGCCGGGCTCGAGCAGCACGTAGCGCGGAAAGATCGGGCCCCACAGCGTGGCGGCGATCTTCCCCACCGCGAAGCCAACCACGCCCAGCCCCAGAGCCTGCTGCAGGATCATGCTGGCGATGGTGCGATTGTGCGTGCCAATCAGCTTGAGCACCGCGATCTCCCGGATCTTGCCCAGCGTCATGGTGTAGATGATGAACGCCACGATCGCCGCGCTGACAATGGTCAGGATGACGAGGAACATGCCAATTTGCCGCGACGCCGTGGCGATCATCTTGGCGATCAGGATGTTTTCCATTTGCGCGCGCGTGAACACCTGCAGGTGTTTCCACCGGCGGATGCCCTGCGCGACCTCCTCGGACGAACGGCCCTCGGCCACCCGCACGAGCACCGCGTTGACGTTGTGGTTGCTGGCCTGGGAGTCGTCGAAGGCCGCCGGCACGCGATTGAGCGCCGCGGTCGCGGCCGTGCGCGCGCGCTCGTTGACGATGGCGTCGTTGTCCTTGAGGAACTGGGCCTCCTGCGCGTCCTTGAGGGG from Vicinamibacterales bacterium encodes the following:
- a CDS encoding ABC transporter permease, which codes for MISLAGRDILHSSGRFVLTGLGLGLLIGVTFTMAGVYRGMVDDAKVLLNNSGADLWVVQKDTLGPYAEASSIRDDVYRDILSMPGVTQAANVTYFTMQVRKGVQDVRAMVVGFVAGEPGEPGYLIAGRRVTRGHYETVADVTAGVGLGEHVRIRRHDYTVVGLTRRMVSSGGDPMFFVPLKDAQEAQFLKDNDAIVNERARTAATAALNRVPAAFDDSQASNHNVNAVLVRVAEGRSSEEVAQGIRRWKHLQVFTRAQMENILIAKMIATASRQIGMFLVILTIVSAAIVAFIIYTMTLGKIREIAVLKLIGTHNRTIASMILQQALGLGVVGFAVGKIAATLWGPIFPRYVLLEPGDAVRGFVIVMVVCVLASTLAIRAALAVDPATAIGG